The Ananas comosus cultivar F153 linkage group 22, ASM154086v1, whole genome shotgun sequence genome segment AGAAGACATGGACTGCTTTAGGGATCAATAGGATGATCCACAATGTGTGCTTCACCTGGGTCCTTTTTGAACAATATGTGGTGACCGGGCAAGTTGAGCCGGACTTGATTTGTGCGACATTGGCAATGTTGGTGGAGGTTGGGAATGATGCGAAAAAGGCAGATAGAGAGCCTGGGTATGTTAGGGTTTTATCTGCGACGTTGAATTCTATCCAGGCGTGGGCAGAGAGGAAGCTATTGAACTATCACGAAGGGTTTGAGAAGGGTGCTGTGGGGATGATGGAGAATGTGTTGTGTTTGGCTCTCTCGACTGCAAAGATTCTTAGTGAAGATACCTCAACTTGTTGTGGTACACCGGTCCATGGCGAGCGTGATTATATGACTCTGAGCAGTTCATTGTCAGGAAATCGGGTCGATCACTATATTAGATCCTCAATAAAGAATGCCTTCACCCGGGTGAGTCTTGATATTACATATGTTGTCAATCACTACGCATTGGTGGTATAATTTGCCATTATGTTTGTTAGAATTCATTCTGACTAAAAGTTACAATTTATAGTGCTTCTATACCTTTATCAGAAAAATAATGTTGAATTCGTTCTCAATTTCAACCCTGCGACAAAATTTTCCTGGAAATAAACCTTAACAACTAGCTATCTTCATCAGAGCGGGTTTGCGTAACTTAATATCTATATTTTGACACAGATATACGAGAATGGGAGCGGGAATGTCGACAGTATGGTGGTGGAAGTTGACGAGGATCCAAATGAGGTCCTCATGAACTTAGCCAAAGAGATAGAGGACTTGGCTATATCAGAGAAAGAGACCTATAGCCCCATACTGAAGAAGTGGCACCCAGTTCCCAGCGCGGTGGCAGCTGTGACCCTCCACAACTGCTTCAGTGTAGTGCTGAAGCAGTATGTTTCGCGGATGTCGGGCCTAACGAATGAGTCGGTTCGCGTGCTCCAGTCAGCCAGCAAGCTCGAGAAGGTTTTGGTCCATATGGTCGTGGAGGACTCGGTGGATTGCGAGGATGGCGGGAAGGCGATTGTGAAGGAGATGATCCCGTACGAAGTCGACTCTgtcattttgaatttgatgaaGAGTTGGATCAATGAGAGGCTGAGGATTGGACGGGAGTGTGTTAACAGAGCTAAAGAGACTGAGGTATGTATGCTTAAAGCTCTCCCCGTACTTGTTCCTGTTTGGCCCAGCTTAGTTTATGAAGAAGCTTATCTACTCTTCAAAGCAATAACATATTTTGTCAAATGAAACACCTGGTGTGTTTGCGGTGAATGGATGAAACTTCTCTACTTCGAAAAACAGTATTTAAGCGTTTTTGCAAATATGAACTGAATTGAGCTTTTGAGCCATaaaaatttgaagcttctgtAATGAGGTTCATTCTATTGAGGGGCGTTCTATTATGGGGAAAGAAAATTTGTAGTGCTTCTTTGAATTATTCTACTCAATCAGTACTTATTCAGAAGCTCGTGATCAAACAGTCCTGCACTGTCTGTTGATAGTGATAATTCAACTTGTTTGATGTTTATTTCTTTGCTTCTGCTTGTAGGGTTGGAACCCAAAGTCAAAATCGGAGCCATATGCTCAATCTGCTGTCGATCTAATGAAGCTGGCGAAGGTGACAGCCGACGAATTCTTTGAGATCCAAGTGGGCGCCCGTGAAGAACTGGTCCAGGACCTTGCTGACGGCATCGACAGCCTCGTCCAGGACTACGCCTCCTTTGTCGCTTCATGTGGTAATCACAAATCTCCACTTCAGTCTCAATTCTAATCTCCAATAGCTCCGTAGTTTTAATGGTCTCTTGTTGatttaaattaacaaaaaattaaaagggaCAAAGCAGAGCTACATCCCGTCGCTCCCGCCACTGACGCGGTGCAACCAGGACTCGAAACTCCTCCAGCTTTGGAAAAAGGCGGCGCCGCCGTGCCAGGCCGGCATTGCCGACGGCACCCCCGACCCGTCTGGTGTGGATGGTGGGGCTAAGCCGAGGCTGATCATTTGCAAGTCGACGCGGGCACAGGGCGAGACCCACCACCCACGTCCGAGTACAAGCCGCGGTACGCAGCGGCTATACGTACGCCTCAACACCCTCCACTACCTCCTTGCCCTCCTCCACTCCATTGACAAgtccctctccttcttctcccgCTCTGCTCTCGGTGTCGGCGGCCCCTCCCCATCGCCACGCGTCCTCACCCCAAACCCCACCCGCCGCCGTGCTGTCGCTCCAACCCACTTTGAGCACGCCCGTGCCGCCCTCCACTCCGCCATCCTCCATGTCGCTGAGCTCTCTGCCTACCGCCTTGTCTTCCTCGACTGTGCGCACTCCTTCTATGACTACCTCTACCTAGGCGGTGTCGCCGGTGCTCGCGCGCGTCCTACGCTCCGCACACTCAAACAGAACCTTGCAGTGCTTGTCGGTGTCCTCACCGACCGGGCACAGACCCTTGCCGTGCGTGAGGTCATGAAGGCCTCCTTCGAGGCATTCCTCATGGTGCTTCTTGCCGGGGGGAGCGCGCGGGCGTTTGCACGCTCTGACTACACGGCGGTAGCGGAGGACTTCGCAAGCCTGAAGCGGGTGTTCTGTAGCTGCGGGGAGGGGCTGGTAGCAGAGGAGGTGGTGGAGCGGGAGGCTGCAGCAGCAGAGGGGGTGGTGGCGCTCATGGCGCTGCCGACGGAGAAGCTCGTGGACGAATTCACCGCGATGGCATGCGCTGCCGCAAGCAGCATCAGCCCAGGGAAGGTGCCGATGCCGCCTACGACTGGGCGGTGGAGCCGCGCCGATCCCAACACCGTGCTACGGGTGCTGTGCCACCGCGACGACGAGGTGGCCAACAGGTTCTTGAAAAGAGCCTTTGAACTGCCGAAGAGGAGGTGACAGTTTTATTTCTTCAACTGGGGAAGAGTCGGCGAAGAGATTCCAAAGACGTGGATTCGGTGCCGTTTTTTATTCGGTGTATATTCATTGGAGAATTTTTGTGGTAATAACATATACATACATGGTAGGGAGATTTATCTATGTGTATTAGCCAATTTAAGTCACTGGACTTAATTAGAGTTTCTACTTTATACGCAGGGAAGGGTGCAGGGATAGTGAAGGGTGCAGGGACAGCGGGGAGGGTTTGGGGTTGGCTCTGTTTATCGGGGTATGTTAAACTgttaattaatgaaaaaaaaaaaaaagtaatatcaTGTAACTTGTATTCTCTCTTCGGCAACTCCCAGTGGTTGGAGATCACGTTCTTCTTACCTTTTTCAATCCGAGTGTCATTATAAATCTTTTGACACTCATTATTAGGTCATTTATTTACCCTACTTCTCTGTAATTATTACGATAGATCCAGTTTCATGAAGACCAAACTATTCAATGCTGATTGCTGGATGCTATGCTGCGCCAGCTCTTTCTACAGCCTTCTATAATAAAGATCCAAtgctttcaaaaaataataatcaattTGGTAACATTTATTTCTTTCAGAAATTGATGCAGCTGTCGCATTTTAACTGGGGCAATTCACGACCGACATGGCAGACCCGGTCCAGGGAACATTCCTGAGGACCAGTTTATTTTCCCCAAAAGAGTTTCTGTGATTCATAGTTTGCCACATGGGGACCAATAACACGATTGGTTCCAAATTTCCAATTGGGTCGAGTTCGTAGAGTCTAATTACTAGGCCGTTGCCATAGCACGACACGAGCCCATTTGACCAATCTCCGAGCCCGTCACTCAACCTGGTCCAGCTATTAATGTATAGTCTCAGTCTTCTAGAAATTAGAATCCATCtttctcgtctctctctctttctctctttctccattCATGCTCCCACACATGGTCTTCAAAAACGGCTCACGTGCCTCATGTCCGTCCGATCCCGCTCCCACGGTCAAGATCTCCCTCCTTCGCAACCCACCCCTCCCGCTTCCCCTCGTCAAAAAGCCCGTGAGCTCTCCTCCCTCTACCTTCTCCCGAGAGAGTGAGAgcgagaacgagagagagagagagaggcgaagagggtttccatggGGCGATACGATTCGCCTCGCGTTCTCTTACCTCTCCTTCtactcgtcgtcgtcgtctcctcCGGTGTGCTCGTCGTAGGAGGAGGAGCGGCGGAGGGATCGGCGGcgagaggcggcggaggcggcggagcagAGAACTACTACTCGAAGCTCTCGGGGATCATCATACCGGGGTTCGCGTCGACGCAGCTGAGGGCGTGGTCTGTGCTCGATTGCCCTTACTCCCCCTTCGACTTCAACCCCCTCGACTCCGTTTGGCTCGACACGACCAAGGTAACGCTACTCTACcctctctatctatctctctctctcgctctctcgaTCTCGATTCGTGATCCCGGTGGTGAGAATTTGCTCCTATGGCCGTTCCTCGATGCCTACCGAATTTTGTTGCATTTCTCTGAGTGAATTGAGTAATTGATAAGTTTTTTTATACCGCAAAGATGATCGATCGCTTATTCTTCTTGTTTATTTTCTCTCACTTGtgatattttgtttgtttaatgATGCTACACTTGGAtatggattggattggattgaatAGGATTGAATTGGATTTTTGATATTCTTATTGTTGAAATGGTTGTACATATCAAACATTTATGTTTGATGGTTTGTATATGTTTAAGCTTCAATATCGTTTGCATAGATCtgttgttttttattatttgtttgcgGCATGTAGTTCTGGATACTATATCCTTCAGTATTGATTTGACACTTCTACTTTGGATGTTCGCAATAAATTCGTATTCCAGTTTTATAGAGGTTGTATTGGCATATTGCACTTTTCACGTCTCCAAATTTACTGATATGTAATTATATAAGTTGAAAAGTTGGAGTAGATGATGGAGTAAAATTTACTTTGCTTTCTGAATTTATGTGTTGAGCAGCTCTTTTCTGCTGTAAACTGTTGGCTTAAGTGCATGATGCTGGACCCTTATAATCAAACAGACCATCCTGACTGCAAATCGAGGCCTGAGGTCGGTCTTTCTGCGATCACAGAACTAGATCCTGGTTATATAACGGGTATATAAATGCTTCATCTCatctcaatttctctttcaTATCGGATAATTCTAATCTGCTACCATATCTTTCATTTCTTTGGTAAAATATGAAGAAACATGTCCACTAAAGTGCATTATGATTAGTTTACTTCAAGTTGTTGCTTTCTCTTGCCTTGATATTCCTTGGTGTTTTCCCAGGCATTGACTGTTATTAATATTCCAAAAGGAGTTGGATATTAGCTACTTAAAGCAGACGATGCTCTCCTCAACTAGATATACAAAATGCTTTTGTGCAATTATAGAACTTCATATAgtgtgataaaaaaaatgtgcaGTAACGTTGTATATGTAGACCCCATCCCTTTTGAAAAAATTTCACACACTTCAATCAACACGTGCTGTTTGAGATTAATGTAGTCCATAAGTCTTCTTACTTTTCATGCCCAAAAATTTATTGTGATAATATAAGCATATTTCAGTGACGTATGAAGCGAAACTTTACTCTATGTTGATTACTATATTTAAGCAAGATTTTCCAGGTCCTCTTTCTTCGGTGTGGAAAGAATGGCTTAAATGGTGTGTCGAGTTTGGTATTGAAGCTAATGCAATTATTGCTGTTCCATATGATTGGAGATTGTCTGGATCTATGCTTGAGGAGCGAGACCTTTACTTTCACAGACTGAAGTACGTGGTTCTTATGTCCCGTTACTCGTATATTTGGCAAATTTCTTAAAGTGGTGATTCAATTGCTTTGTGAAatgctttttttgttttctcctgATTCTATGTAGAATCATAACTTTGTTGGTTTTGATAAAGGATGATAGTGTCAGTTCCTTCGAATTGTCAACTCCgcattctttttttccccccagTTGTGCATCTTTTTTGTTTCAACGTGTGAATACTATGTCTTTTTTCAAGTAAAAACAATTTGATCGCCTATGTTGATTGTTACATTCTTTGTCCTACAGATTAACTTTTGAAATAGCTCTGAAACTTCGTGGGGGTCCCTCTTTGGTATTTGCTCACTCTATGGGGAACAATGTTTTTCGCTACTTCTTAGAATGGCTGAAGCTTGAAATCGCTCCGAAGTACTATACTCAATGGCTCGATGATCATATTCTTGCTTATTTTGCTGTAGGTATATGCACTTTATTAATTTATACGTCGAATACATGAATTCTAACCTGTCTAGGACGATAGTTTATTATTATGGGTGCTTCAACTTCAGGTGCTCCTCTTCTCGGTGCCACTGACTCCGTCAGAGCCACTCTTTCTG includes the following:
- the LOC109726989 gene encoding uncharacterized protein LOC109726989 (The sequence of the model RefSeq protein was modified relative to this genomic sequence to represent the inferred CDS: added 50 bases not found in genome assembly) → MVGAGPTPPPTPRTPPPPQTPATMGRRRLSSGSSFPDESLDGGGGAGAAELRWPFGRLDSIDRDELRESAYEVFFTSCRSAPGFGGRNPLSYFPASDAAGGGGGAAVEGGGGGGGAGSGMTVVTSRIKRALGLRTRRAAPMRPMGSPAAAGKVRQRPMTSAEIMRQQMGVTELSDNRLRKTLMRSLVGQMGRRAETIILPLELLRQLKPSEFADAYEYHLWQRRQLKILEAGLIHHPLVPLDRLNPAALRFREIMKLSELKPIDTSKNSESMRALSSCVLALAWRNPNGAPVEVCHWADGFPLNMHLYLSLLRAIFDIRDETVVLDEVDELLELMKKTWTALGINRMIHNVCFTWVLFEQYVVTGQVEPDLICATLAMLVEVGNDAKKADREPGYVRVLSATLNSIQAWAERKLLNYHEGFEKGAVGMMENVLCLALSTAKILSEDTSTCCGTPVHGERDYMTLSSSLSGNRVDHYIRSSIKNAFTRIYENGSGNVDSMVVEVDEDPNEVLMNLAKEIEDLAISEKETYSPILKKWHPVPSAVAAVTLHNCFSVVLKQYVSRMSGLTNESVRVLQSASKLEKVLVHMVVEDSVDCEDGGKAIVKEMIPYEVDSVILNLMKSWINERLRIGRECVNRAKETEGWNPKSKSEPYAQSAVDLMKLAKVTADEFFEIQVGAREELVQDLADGIDSLVQDYASFVASCGTKQSYIPSLPPLTRCNQDSKLLQLWKKAAPPCQAGIADGTPDPSGVDGGAKPRLIICKSTRAQGETHHPRPSTSRGTQRLYVRLNTLHYLLALLHSIDKSLSFFSRSALGVGGPSPSPRVLTPNPTRRRAVAPTHFEHARAALHSAILHVAELSAYRLVFLDCAHSFYDYLYLGGVAGARARPTLRTLKQNLAVLVGVLTDRAQTLAVREVMKASFEAFLMVLLAGGSARAFARSDYTAVAEDFASLKRVFCSCGEGLVAEEVVEREAAAAEGVVALMALPTEKLVDEFTAMACAAASSISPGKVPMPPTTGRWSRADPNTVLRVLCHRDDEVANRFLKRAFELPKRR